In Sphingomonas sp. PAMC26645, one DNA window encodes the following:
- a CDS encoding SH3 domain-containing protein, producing the protein MTMRILAAALSVLVVTALVPDPATAADATKKTVPYYASISASRARMRTGPARTYPASWLYQRQDLPIKVVAIFKEWRKVADPDGTEGWMQANLLSGTRTAIVRGSGPVEMREKPVSSAKVLWRAAPGVVGRLSQCGNGWCRMDVKGQAGFVAVGGLWGVEAGEVLP; encoded by the coding sequence ATGACCATGCGCATTCTCGCCGCCGCGCTTTCCGTTCTTGTTGTCACCGCGCTGGTGCCCGACCCGGCGACCGCGGCCGACGCGACGAAGAAGACCGTACCCTATTACGCGTCGATCTCGGCATCGCGCGCGCGGATGCGGACCGGGCCGGCGCGGACGTATCCGGCGAGCTGGCTGTATCAACGCCAGGATCTGCCGATCAAGGTGGTCGCGATCTTCAAGGAATGGCGCAAGGTCGCTGATCCTGACGGGACCGAGGGGTGGATGCAGGCGAATTTGCTGAGCGGTACGCGGACGGCGATCGTGCGGGGTTCGGGGCCCGTGGAAATGCGCGAGAAGCCCGTCTCGTCCGCCAAAGTGCTGTGGCGTGCGGCGCCGGGCGTGGTCGGGCGGCTGAGCCAGTGTGGCAATGGCTGGTGCCGGATGGATGTTAAGGGGCAGGCGGGGTTTGTTGCCGTTGGGGGGCTTTGGGGGGTCGAGGCTGGTGAGGTTTTGCCTTGA
- a CDS encoding endonuclease domain-containing protein, translated as MTRRARNLRNHPTDAEIAIWHKVAYFRPRFTRQLVVERFIVDLACREVRLAVEFDGSQHIDSVRDRSRTRRLEDLGWTVIRFWNSDVARNPDGVAETILASVLRLQRPTHPQPLPSREGS; from the coding sequence ATGACGCGGCGCGCTCGCAACCTACGCAACCACCCGACCGATGCCGAGATCGCGATCTGGCATAAGGTCGCGTATTTTCGCCCGCGGTTCACGCGGCAGTTGGTCGTCGAAAGGTTTATCGTCGATCTGGCTTGTCGGGAGGTGCGCCTCGCGGTGGAGTTCGACGGCAGCCAACACATCGACTCGGTTCGGGACCGTTCGAGGACGCGGCGGTTGGAAGATCTCGGTTGGACGGTGATCCGGTTCTGGAACTCCGACGTCGCTCGAAACCCAGACGGCGTGGCGGAAACGATCCTGGCAAGCGTCCTCCGTCTTCAGCGGCCGACCCACCCCCAACCCCTCCCTTCCAGGGAGGGGAGCTAG
- a CDS encoding acetyl-CoA C-acyltransferase produces the protein MESEVAADRDPIVILSYARTPMGSFQGALAGATATQLGADAVRGAVERSGVSAAEIERIYMGCVLPAGLGQAPARQAAINAGLGDHVEATTVNKMCGSGMQAAILAADALAAGSVDLLVAGGMESMTNAPYLSKSHRGGARIGHDRMYDHMYLDGLEDAYEPGKLMGNFAEDTAHEYQFTRKQMDDYAIESLHRAQAAQKSGAFDREIISVDIAGRKGTTTVSLDEQPAKGDVAKIPTLKPAFSKDGTITAANASSISDGAAALVMTRASVADRLGIKPIARVVAHAAHAHAPSLFTTAPVFAMRKAMEKAGWSASDIDLFEVNEAFAVVAMIAMRDLGLPHDKVNIHGGACALGHPIGASGARILATLLSALETTGQKRGLASLCIGGGEATAMAVELMN, from the coding sequence ATGGAGAGTGAAGTGGCCGCCGATCGAGATCCCATCGTCATCCTGTCCTACGCGCGCACGCCGATGGGATCGTTCCAGGGCGCGCTTGCGGGCGCCACCGCGACGCAGCTTGGCGCCGATGCGGTGCGTGGTGCGGTCGAGCGCTCGGGCGTTTCGGCGGCCGAGATCGAGCGGATCTACATGGGCTGCGTGCTTCCCGCCGGGCTAGGCCAGGCGCCGGCGCGACAGGCTGCGATCAACGCCGGGCTCGGCGACCATGTCGAGGCGACGACGGTCAACAAGATGTGCGGTTCGGGGATGCAGGCGGCGATCCTTGCTGCAGACGCACTGGCGGCCGGGTCGGTCGACCTGCTCGTCGCGGGCGGCATGGAGAGCATGACCAACGCGCCGTACCTATCGAAGAGCCACCGCGGCGGCGCGCGGATCGGCCATGACCGGATGTACGACCACATGTATCTCGACGGGCTCGAGGACGCGTACGAACCCGGCAAGCTGATGGGCAACTTCGCCGAGGACACCGCGCACGAATACCAGTTCACGCGCAAGCAGATGGACGACTACGCGATCGAATCGCTGCACCGGGCGCAAGCCGCGCAGAAGTCCGGCGCGTTCGACCGCGAGATCATCTCCGTCGATATCGCCGGTCGTAAGGGCACGACCACGGTCTCGCTCGACGAGCAGCCGGCGAAGGGCGACGTCGCCAAGATCCCGACGCTGAAGCCCGCCTTCTCGAAGGACGGCACGATCACCGCCGCCAACGCCTCGTCGATCTCCGACGGTGCTGCGGCCTTGGTGATGACGCGTGCGAGCGTTGCGGACCGGCTCGGCATCAAGCCGATCGCACGGGTCGTGGCGCATGCCGCACATGCCCACGCGCCGTCGCTGTTCACGACCGCGCCGGTGTTCGCTATGCGGAAAGCGATGGAGAAGGCCGGCTGGTCGGCATCGGACATCGACCTGTTCGAGGTTAACGAAGCCTTCGCCGTCGTCGCGATGATCGCTATGCGCGACCTTGGTTTGCCGCATGACAAGGTGAACATTCACGGGGGGGCTTGTGCGCTGGGCCACCCGATCGGCGCGAGCGGTGCGCGGATTTTGGCGACGTTGCTTTCGGCGTTGGAGACGACTGGCCAAAAACGTGGCCTAGCCTCGCTCTGCATCGGCGGTGGCGAAGCGACCGCGATGGCAGTGGAACTAATGAACTGA
- a CDS encoding A24 family peptidase: MSEAAFWAVLLGVLGAIIGSFVAALVMRWPDGRSVMQGRSACDGCGRTLRAVELVPLFSALVLHGRCKGCGVAISPVHWRIELAGLVIGSAAGFVAPGTVGIAGAVFGWLLLALASLDLVAFWLPDRLTILLAATGLVGAALGIDPPLQERLIGGLAGFGTLWLVAVGYRRIRGRDGMGGGDPKLFGAIGLWLGWQMLPAVLLIASMIGLGVVLAAHLKGRSMAADTALPFGALLAIAAYPAWLFMIGVTP; this comes from the coding sequence GTGTCTGAGGCTGCGTTCTGGGCGGTGTTGTTGGGGGTGCTCGGGGCGATCATCGGCAGCTTCGTCGCGGCGCTGGTCATGCGCTGGCCCGACGGGCGATCGGTGATGCAGGGGCGATCGGCGTGCGATGGCTGCGGGCGGACACTCCGCGCGGTCGAGCTGGTGCCGCTGTTTAGCGCGCTCGTCCTGCACGGCCGGTGTAAAGGGTGCGGCGTCGCGATCAGTCCGGTGCATTGGCGGATCGAGTTGGCGGGGTTGGTGATCGGCTCGGCCGCGGGGTTCGTTGCGCCGGGGACGGTCGGCATAGCAGGCGCGGTTTTCGGATGGCTGTTGCTGGCGTTGGCAAGCCTAGACCTCGTCGCATTCTGGCTGCCCGATCGGCTGACGATCCTGCTGGCTGCGACCGGGCTCGTTGGCGCCGCGCTTGGTATCGACCCGCCGCTTCAGGAACGGCTGATTGGCGGACTCGCCGGGTTCGGGACGCTGTGGCTGGTCGCGGTCGGCTATCGGCGCATACGTGGCCGCGACGGGATGGGCGGCGGCGATCCCAAGCTGTTCGGGGCGATCGGACTGTGGCTCGGGTGGCAGATGTTGCCCGCCGTCCTGCTAATCGCGAGCATGATCGGACTCGGCGTTGTCCTTGCCGCGCACCTCAAGGGACGCAGCATGGCGGCGGACACCGCGCTTCCGTTCGGCGCTTTGCTGGCGATCGCGGCTTATCCCGCTTGGCTGTTCATGATAGGCGTGACGCCATGA
- a CDS encoding BamA/TamA family outer membrane protein has translation MTASNSRHYWLALALVASTTGFAGVGSAQLVKPGTAPAKGPDAPKPSDQPQSNDPRADAPIVPDAEFDSALPPLSGDLNAPLEAMAPLPAPSAQAPATPATATTPATTLAGDVLPPTGPSDPQLAQPLTPLSSFDTTPLQTAADIKDKDAPDIRYETATKGLDKAGDGLEGEYKALSALAEGKGKAANATQVAARAREDEALAVRLLKSLGYYDATAISTIETIPDADKTKPARLKATVSAQPGRLYSLSSITVKADATTPPDLVRTQLPLKVGDPIEAARIQGAEANVSLTLPQQGYPFVKVGERDILLDDQTPTGAYTLPVDTGPRSSFGQLRTEGDQVFNLEHLNLFPRFKAGELYDNRMTDDLRDALVATSLFSTVSVEPVRTGAINPDGTEQVDLLVRQSEGKPRSLGGNVGFSTGQGFRAEGTWQHRNLFPYEGALIASVIAGTQEQGLSGTFRRANAGRRDRTFSLTAGANHSNYDAYDAFTTSVGVRWSYDSTPIWQKPLTYYYGGELVGTNESVYDFGRGENVRRTYGIVALPGQVKFDRSDSLLNPTKGYRLTLNLSPETSVQGSVKPYIRTMIEGTFYYPVSSSIVIAGRAKAGSIQGVSRDDLAPSRRYYGGGGGSVRGYGYQRLGPFDPNGDPVGGRSLNEFALEARYRFGDFGIVPFIDAGNSYESSTPNLSSLRYGAGIGGRFYTSFGPMRFDVATPLNPREGDGKIALYISIGQAF, from the coding sequence GTGACAGCTTCTAACAGCCGGCATTATTGGCTCGCTCTGGCGTTGGTAGCGTCGACAACGGGATTCGCGGGCGTCGGTTCCGCGCAGTTGGTGAAGCCGGGCACTGCCCCGGCGAAGGGCCCCGATGCGCCCAAGCCCAGCGATCAACCGCAGTCGAACGATCCGCGTGCCGACGCGCCGATCGTGCCGGACGCCGAGTTCGACAGCGCTCTGCCGCCGTTGAGCGGCGACCTGAATGCACCGTTGGAGGCGATGGCACCGCTGCCCGCTCCGTCTGCGCAGGCACCCGCGACTCCCGCCACCGCGACGACCCCCGCCACGACGCTGGCCGGCGACGTCCTGCCGCCGACCGGCCCGAGCGACCCACAACTCGCGCAACCGCTGACGCCGCTGTCGAGCTTCGACACGACCCCGCTCCAGACCGCGGCGGATATCAAGGACAAGGATGCGCCCGACATCCGGTACGAGACCGCGACCAAGGGTCTCGATAAGGCTGGCGACGGGCTCGAAGGCGAATACAAGGCGCTGTCCGCGCTCGCCGAGGGCAAGGGCAAGGCGGCGAACGCCACGCAGGTCGCAGCGCGTGCGCGCGAGGATGAGGCGCTGGCGGTGCGGCTGCTGAAGTCACTCGGCTACTACGATGCGACCGCGATCTCGACGATCGAGACGATCCCCGACGCCGACAAGACCAAGCCCGCGCGGCTGAAGGCGACCGTCAGCGCGCAACCCGGCCGGCTCTATTCGCTGTCGTCGATCACCGTGAAGGCTGACGCGACGACCCCGCCCGATCTGGTCCGTACGCAATTGCCGCTGAAGGTCGGCGATCCGATCGAGGCCGCGCGGATCCAGGGCGCGGAGGCGAATGTCAGCCTGACGCTGCCGCAGCAGGGCTATCCGTTCGTCAAGGTCGGCGAGCGCGACATCCTGCTCGACGACCAGACCCCGACCGGCGCGTACACGCTTCCCGTGGATACCGGCCCGCGGTCGTCGTTCGGCCAGCTTCGCACCGAGGGCGATCAGGTCTTCAATCTCGAGCATCTGAACCTGTTTCCGCGGTTCAAGGCAGGCGAACTCTACGACAACCGGATGACCGACGACCTGCGCGATGCGCTGGTCGCGACGTCGCTGTTTTCGACGGTGTCGGTCGAGCCGGTCCGCACCGGCGCGATCAACCCCGACGGCACCGAGCAGGTCGACCTGCTGGTGCGCCAGAGCGAGGGCAAGCCGCGCTCGCTCGGCGGCAATGTCGGGTTCTCGACCGGGCAGGGCTTCCGCGCGGAAGGTACATGGCAGCACCGCAACCTGTTCCCGTACGAGGGCGCGCTGATCGCGTCGGTGATCGCGGGTACGCAGGAGCAGGGCCTGTCGGGCACGTTCCGCCGCGCCAACGCAGGCCGCCGCGATCGCACGTTCAGCCTGACGGCGGGCGCGAACCATTCGAATTACGACGCGTACGACGCGTTCACGACCAGCGTCGGCGTCCGCTGGAGCTACGATTCCACGCCGATCTGGCAGAAGCCGCTGACCTATTATTACGGTGGCGAACTCGTCGGCACGAACGAAAGCGTCTATGATTTCGGTCGCGGCGAGAACGTCCGCCGCACCTACGGCATCGTCGCGTTGCCGGGCCAGGTGAAGTTCGATCGTTCGGACAGCCTGCTCAACCCGACCAAGGGCTATCGCCTGACGCTGAACCTCAGCCCCGAGACGTCGGTCCAGGGTTCGGTCAAGCCGTACATCCGGACGATGATCGAGGGGACGTTCTACTATCCCGTCTCCAGCAGCATCGTCATCGCCGGGCGCGCCAAGGCGGGCTCGATCCAGGGCGTCTCCCGCGACGATCTTGCACCATCGCGGCGCTATTACGGCGGCGGCGGCGGATCGGTCCGCGGCTATGGCTATCAGCGGCTCGGGCCGTTCGATCCCAACGGCGATCCGGTCGGCGGGCGCTCGCTCAACGAATTCGCACTCGAGGCCCGCTACCGGTTCGGCGATTTCGGCATCGTGCCGTTCATCGATGCCGGCAACAGCTATGAGAGCAGCACGCCGAACCTGTCGTCCCTGCGCTACGGCGCGGGCATCGGCGGGCGCTTCTATACCAGCTTCGGCCCGATGCGTTTCGATGTCGCGACGCCGCTGAACCCACGCGAGGGCGACGGCAAGATCGCCCTCTACATCTCGATCGGGCAGGCATTCTGA